The genomic segment TGGGGGCAGGTCAGATCGCGCTGGAAACGACCTGGAGCCCTGCTGGTCTCCTGACGGCGACACGATCGCCTGCACCGTGCAAGGCTCCGGGCGCCGTGACGTACTTGCGGTGAATGCACGGGCCGTGGTTCCAGAGCGCGGGAAGGCGTTGACCGGCGCCGGCCGATTCATGAACGTGAGCGGCATTCGCTGGTCACCAGACGGCCAATGGATCGCCGGGACGTTTGAGAAGCACCTCCGCGACGTCGGCTCGGGATGCTTCGTCGTGCGCACGGACGGTGCCGGCCTCGATGAGCTCGTAACGGCGCCGCCGCTCAAGCCGCATCCCGGCGGCGAGTTGCGCGGCCACCAACTGATCGGCGGCTGGTATCTGGGCGGCGATGCCTCGGACCCCTTCATCCTGCGAACCTTCAAAGATCTCTCGTGGTCTCCGGACGGCCAGACAGTTGCCTTCCGCTCGAACATGGACCCCAGCGGGTACGACTTCTTCTACACCGTTCCTGTGGCGGGCGGCGAAGCGACACGACTGGACCATACCCTCAGCCCGATGGGCATCAAGAACGAGCCAATCCCGCTGAACCCGGACGGCGGACCGCAGGAGACCCAAGAGGCCGTCCCGGCGCAGAAACTGCCGACGGGAACGGATCTCCTTGCCCGGGCCCCGGAATTCTGGATGTTCCGCACCGATCCGGACAAGATTGGAGAGACGGAGAAGTGGTTCGAACAGTCAATGAAGAAGTCTCCTTGGACCGCTATCTCGACTCACGACTTCTGGGACAAAGCCTTAGGAACGAAAGAAGACCCGCACTACATCGGTGACGGCTGGTACGCAGTTGATTTGATCATTCCGCCCGCACAAGGAAAGAAGGTCTGGCTGCACTTCGGCGCGGTGGATGAGAACTACACGTTCTGGATCAACGGCAGTTACATCGGAGATAACCTCGCCGCGGGCACGTCCATGTGGGACCGGCCGGTGAGCGTGGAAATCACTGACAGGTACAACGAGGGGCAGCCCAATCACGTTGTCGTCCGCGTCAGGAACACGCTCTCGGCAGGCGGCATCTGGAAGCCGGTATCGCTGCTGGTCGCAGCACCTACGTTCTACGAAGGTTTTGATTACACTGCGGGCAGGTCCAACCTGAATGGACAGGGCCGTTGGGTGGCCCATCCGGATGATCATGCTAGTTTGAACGTGCCTTCTGGCAGTTATGCATACACGGATAAGAATGCCAAGACTCTTGTCACTCGCGGCAACAGGACGGACGGTGGGCCGGCCCGTTGCGGGAACCAAAGGCCACTCAACGCGGCAACCACGGAGCTGTTCGGAGTGACGCAGACCATCTACGCGTCGGTTCTCTGGCAGAACTTAGGCAACCTGATCCTCAAAGGCAGTGGTGCGGGTGGGTTGAACTTAAGTGCGGGTGCGAATGCAGCCAGCGCTGCGATGAGGGCCAGCCTGGCAGATATCGACGGCAGCAGCAGTGAGACTGTGTACGGCCCGGCCGTACCCTACGGCACGCCCGTGTTTCTCGGCATCAAGATCGACAACGTCGCGGGAGGCACGGAGACGGTTACGGTCGCCGTGAACCCCGATCTGAGCGACCCCAATTGGGCCGCTGCGGGAACATGGTCGGTAAGCGGTAAGGACATTGGCGTCCCGACCGTCGTTGAGGTGAACACCATGGGAGATCAGATCTCTCTCAAGGGCCTTGGATTGGGTATTGATGAGATCCGCATAGGCGCTACATGGGCAGATGTCGCCCCGATCGTTCCCCAATCGAGGGTCATTCCTGGACAGACTTCGAAGTAGCGTGGCGTTGGATTCCGGTCTCGCCCTCCGTTCATCATTGTTTTTGGACCGCTCGATCTTGAGATATTACTACCGCCGCGCTGCTTGAAGCGAGTGCCCAACAGTTCAAGCTCTGTGATGAGGCCACGCTGACGGTTCGCAATCAGCTGGAGTTGCCTCGCATTTTAGTCCACAACGCTCGTCGATCAATCTGTTCCCGGATCAAAGCCAGGCCAAGATTCAGACAATCCAGCTTGCCAAAGTCTCAGTTGTCAAAGAGCTTGAAGGTCGTCTGAATACTTTGCCTTTACGATCACGAACAATCAGGTTCGCGTTGGTCCGCATCCACGGTTGCCTGGCGCTATTCGACAATAAAGCCGTGATACAGCCCCATGTAGTAGGGCAGCAGGAACGAAGCGCCGTCGCATAGCGTTTTTCCGTCTCCGGCTTCGTCGAGTGACCACACGTCCTTGTTCCAGAATTCCAAGAAATGCTCGTCGATCGGTACCGTGTAGCCCGAACGAAGCAGGCCCTTCTTCTGCCCCCACTTCTTCCACCACATCTCGTACCAGCCTCCCTCCAAGGGGACAATGTCTTTGCGATGGCTGTTCCGAAAGCCCCAACCCACGCGGTCGCGGGGGTATCTCCGTAAGGTGAACAGAGCCTCCTCCAGAGCCGACTTCGGTGCCTTTCGTCGATACGTCCCTGACTCAATCGTGTCGAAACAGGAGGCGAAAATGTAGTTGAACAACGGGTTGCGTTCCGCTTCAACGAGCTTCCAGTACGGCATGAGCGAAATTAGGTAGTGCATCCGCAGCTCAGGATCATCTTCATAGTTGATCAGTCCGTAATACGACATGAAGGCCATTTCGTCGTCGGATTGATTGCCGGTCCCAATTCCCATTTGGCGTTTGGCGAGCAGCGTGTTGGTGGCGTAGAGATGCTCTTTCACCAGCGTCTGGTACGCCTGCTGATATTTGTTATCGCCTGTCACATGTACGGCAACTTTGAGGAATGACAGCATGCTCAAAGAGTTTATCCCACGCAGTCCGGTCGAGAAATTCAGGTCACGATTCAACTCCTTGGGGCTAAATCGCCCCCATCGTGTCGGCTTTCCGTCGTGATCGACCAGCTGAAAGTCGTGGTCGATCAAATGATCGGTGACGCGGGCCACGACCTCGCGGACCATCGCTTTCTCCTCCTCGTTCTCGGCGACCAGATCGTAGTACAGCCCGTAGAGGAAATAGTGCCCGTCCAATTCGTCGGAACTGGTGTCGGTCTTCCAGTACCACTTTCCGTCCGCGCTCACCGGCCATCGTGGCTCGATGACTTTCCACAAGGGATCTTCGTCGCGCTGCTTGGCGACGTCCCGTTCTCGGTTGTCGTGATCGTTGGGGTTCCGTCCCTCAATCGGCAGCACCGTTCTTGCGGGGAAGCCATGAGGTGCGGGATGTTCTCCTCCTTGTGTGACGTCGCTGAGGAACTTCATCGCCAACATGGCCTTGGTGGCACGCTGTTTGGCGAGAGGGTCCTTCGTCGCGGCATACGCAAAACACTCACCCGCCCCGTACATGGAAGTCCATAGGCCATCGTTGTCACTATCGTGCGGCTTGATGTGCGACTTGTCCCCCGGTTCGTCCAGGCCTACCGACATCACGAATCCAAACGGAGTCCGACGGTGATATTTGTCGATCTCGTCCTCGAAGAAGCGAGCCTTCTCGGCCAGGGAAGTCACTTGCTGTTGAATGCGCCCCACCCCCTTCGCGGTTGCAAACCACGTATCCCCATTGGCGGAAACCGCAATGTCACGGATGACGTCATCGGGAACCCAGCGAAGTCCCCGACGATAAGACCATTCCCCTTCGTGATAGCGAATTGCTCCAATCGTCGTTCCCAACCACGTTTCCGTCTTGCCGGTCGCCAGCGAAGTGAAGTCGTCATACGGCAGCCCTTCGACTCCCGTGAACAGTTGCCATTCGCCACCCGTCCGCACGCCCATTCCTTGCGGGCAGGCAAACCAGAGTCGTCCCTGATCGTCATAAGCGACGCCACGCACATTGATGGGAGCCCAACTGTAGCTTCCGGCTCCAGGATGCAGTCTCTCCCAGCTCTCTTGCCGTTTCCGTTCAAACAATCCGGTCGATGTGCCCAGCACCAGATCTCCGTGATTGTTGACAGCAATTGCGAATACCTGTGACTCATCTGTTGCAATATCACGGAAACGTCCAAATCGCTTGATTTCTGTCCCGTCTCGGAAGTAGAGCCCCCGCGTTGTGCCCAGCAACAGACTCTTCCCCCCCCCGAGGCAAGTCACCTCAACGTCGTCTTTCCAACCGGGAGGCAGGCTGATGACTGTCGCGAGATCACCGTCTTTGTAACTCATGATGGAATCACCCATGAGGAAAACGACTCCACCACCCCAGGCGGTGAGATGGGTCACTGCCTGGAAGGCGGCTGCGATTGGCTCGAAGCGATCACCAGAGAACTGGGCCAATCCTGCTTCGGTTCCTGCCCAAACCGTGCCGTCTGTCGTGACGGCAATGCTGCTGACCACATCGGAGGGAAGACCGTCATCCGTCGTGAAGAACTGACGTTCGTCATTAAGAAACCGACCGGACTTGACGCCCCCCAAACCCTTGTTGCCGTTGTGCCCCGCATGGCTGGTGACGGCGATAGTTGTCGTGACGATCAAGCAGGTGGCCACACTCAGCAGAGGGAAGCGAGTCTGCCGTTGATCATCACGTCGCTTGAAGATCGGTCGTGTTCTGTTGTCGTGCATGATTCCTGGCGTCTCCCAATTCCTGGATGTTGTCGACGATGTTGTGAATTCCTGAGCTTCCGGTTGTTTTCTCGGAACTCGCCCGATGCGCTGTGGAATGATCGATCGAGTCGCAACGATCGTCTATCGAAAAACTAACGTCCATTCGCATAGAGCTTTTCACTCCTGCGATTCTCCTCTGCCGATTAGTCGCCGCTGGAAAGGTAGAGATCACCTTTATGCTTTGCCAATGCCTCGTCGCAAGACGGGGGAGGTCATTTCGCTTTCGTGACCCACTCAACATTGAAGGCCGCATGTTGAATTGTAGCTCCTTCGCCGGTGCGCTTGTGCGAATAGGTCACGTGCAAATGTCCATCGCTAGCCTGAATGAGAGACGGGTAGGAAAAGCCACCCTCTCCCCGTCTCGCGCGCTCAATGTGCCTTTTCCATTTCCAGGTCTGCCCTTCATCGTCCGAAACTGCAACGGCGAAGCGATGCCGACCACGTTCGGTATCGTTGAAGGCCATGGCCCACCGTCCGTCGGTCAACACAATCACTTCCAAACTTGACCCAGGGTTGGGGATGTCGGTGTCGCGCGCAACAGACCAGGTCAAACCGCCATCATCAGAGGTGCTCGACTGCGCACGCTTGGGCAGCGCTCCGTCGTCGCGGTGAAACGTCTTCAACTGTCCGGATTTCAACTGGACGATCGTCGGCTGGCTCGCCCCCAGTCCCACGATGGGGCGACTCGCATTCCACGTCTTTCCATCGTCATCGGAAACAGCCATCAGACACTGGACGAAGCCATCAGAATAAAGCGGGACCAAGATACGCCCACTTGGTAGTTGAACTGGATGAATACGCGTCATCCAACCGACCTGTCGTTTCACGGGATCCTCAGCGGCCGCCACGATCAACTTCTGAAACGGTAGTGCGTATTCCCCCCAGACTCCATCATCCACCTGCAGCTCCCGAAAGCCTTTTCTCAGATTCTCCGCGAAATTCTTGCCTGGCTTGAGGATGATTATGTCTTGCCACGACCAGTTTGGTGCGCCATTTCCTGCGTAATCGTGAGCCACTCGATACTTGAGGATTGACCGCTCCCAGCGATTGGCGCGGACGACAACCCAGAACAACCACAAACGCTTTTGGCGATCAACGAACAATACGGGATTGCAATCCGGCAAGTTGGGTGTGTCAGCCATCAGAAAAGGCTCACTCCAAGCCCTTGTATCACGCTTGAGTCGCGCCCCTTGAATTACGACGTCGTTCGCATTGCGCTCCCCAGAACCGTGATACCAACACGCCAACAAGTCGCCGTTGGGACACTCGACCAGGCTGCTTCCATGAGTGTGTTTCCCTTGCGCGGGAAAAATCGGCGCAGTGTGGAAAGTCGGCTCGGCGGAAAGAACAACATTCGTCTCAAAAACAGTAATAAAAAGAGGGATCAGAACCAGCCATTTCATGGAACAGTTTCCTTTACGGCATCTTGTGTTCGAATGCGGTGAGGTCAACTGTCGGGAACGAATCATTTCACCCGTCTTGGAGAATTCCAGATGTGATTTCAGTTCAAATTGATGGTGTACACGACCACCTGTTCGCCAATGTTTTTTGCCTGCGCAGCCCAGTTCCCATCGGGTTGAATCACTCCCGAGGGAGCAGAGCAAGGGATGGTCGTCGGGGCACAATTGTCTGCACTGACAACCCAGACCTTACCAGCAGAGGCCCGCATCCGCATGTTGTTTTCGTGGTAAGGCCAATAGACTTCCTTGGACCAGGATTTCCCATCCCGCCCGCCATTGATGGCCACAAAGATAATTTCTGCACCCTTCTCTGAAAGTTTTTGACTGAGATGTGGATCAGGCATGGAGGTGCATTGAGGATTTCCCCACATGTCGTTGCAGATCAATCCGCCCACTCGAACCCCCTTGATCTCGAACGTCCGCAGTGGGCGGGTGCCGTAATCGTTGATCTCACCCTTATAAGGTTTCGTGAGTGAACTGCAGAGCAAGGTCTTGGTATGAAATCCCAGAAGTTTTCCATGTTCGTCATAGAAGCGGATTTCGTTGTAGACCTTGTGGTCGTCCGGTTCAACAAAACAGGTTCCCAACGCCAGGGCGATTTTGGCTTCGCGCGTCCGTTTGAGGATCTTCTCAAGTTGCTCGTCGACCGCCACTTGGTCAAATTTCGGCGTATAACCGCTCAAGGAACCTTCGGGCGTGAGCAAAATTTCCGCACCTTCGTCGATGGCGATGTCCAAGGCACGGTGTATCGCAGCTGCATTGGCGGAGACATCACGCGTGACGGGCAATTGAGCAGTCGCCACCCGCAATTGCTTGGCCGGTTCTGCATGCACGATCTTGAGAGCCACGGGACCGAGGATGATGCTCGCTGCTACCGTCAAACCAAAGACAATAAATACCCGCTTCATAAGGATCTCCTCCCAAAATATGCGAAGTGATTCCGACGCTACCGAATGATTGATTGAGGTTGAAACAATGATCGTATCCTGATTGGGGAAATGGCGATAGGGTTTAGCCGGGATGTCCTATTTACGGGACGTATACCTCCGTGGGAACAGATCACGTCGTCATGCAGTTTCCGAGCAGAGCTTAGCTTCTCGGGTCTTAAGCACTGCTGGGAACAGGTTTCATGAGACCCGGATCTAAATCCGGGCAATAGTCACTTCTCCGACCGCCCGACCGTATCAATGGAACTTGTGAACCCTGGGCCGCCGGCGGCAACGTAGCCATGACTTGCGCCGGATCGATCAGGTGAAACCCAGAACGAGTACAACTGCCCGTTCTTCAAGTGGAAACGAAACCTCACCGGCTCATTTGTTTTAGTCAGCGCCGACAGGTCGTCTACTCCTTGCCAACGAACTGCCTGCAGCGTTTTATCCGCAACGACCGGTCGACAACGATCTTTGGAAAATGATGGAATGACCTTTCCCGCTCGATCGAGAACTTCGACTCGTAACTCGTCGGCGGCGGCCACGTTGACAAACAAATATTTACCTTTGAATCGAATGGGGCGCGTGGTCAGCACGCCTTCCGCCTCACCGGCATCCATCGAGGCAAAACCGTCTCGACGGATAGTTGCCAGCCCGGTGCTGCAGAATTGATGGTTCCCGGCGAAAAGCCTGCGACCGCTCACGTAGATGTAGAGTTCGTCCCCGACGACAAGGCAACAGCCACCCGCGGATTGAATGTTGCCGGCATTCCAGGCACTTATCTCCTTGGAGATTCCAATAATCGGCTCGCGGTAGGGGCGATGCCAGTGAAATCCGTCCCGGCTAAAACCAACCACAAGCTCTTTGATCTTTGGACGACCATCGTGTCCTCGCCCGTTTCTCGGCCCTCGCAACATGCTAAACATGCCAAGCATCACGCTTTCGTAGGCTACTGCGTCGAGATTGTAGAGTTCCGGCCGAAAATTTAGCCCGGGATAGCTCGTGTCACACTTGTCGGCACAGATCCAGAGAGGCAACCTCATCGGGTCTTTTTCCACTTTTGGCCCGACCATTGGCCGAGTGAAGTGCTTCCAATCGATATCGACAGTGGGATCCTGGGTCTCCCAGTAGCGGCGATAACGTCCAATCGAAGGGTGGCTGGACCTCACACTATGTACCCAGACGTTGCGGAAGGGATTGTAGAAGAAGGTGGTCGGGCTGGCAGCAGGTCCCGTCCGTGCGATTTCAACACCCCAGTGAATTCCGTCTGCTGAATCGAAGATGCCCCATCCCGATTTGCCTTGTTCTTCTCGCCAAATTTTGAATCGCTTTTTCGAGTTTTTCTCGTCGAGGTCCAGCCAGACAGTCGTGGTATCACCGACTCCCGGGGAAACGATATTCGTCCCCGGCACCACGTCCAAGTTCGGCTTTTCCCAGCGAATTCCATCGTGGGAGGTGGCGTAACACCGGTTGAGAAGGTACCCGCCCATGTACCACATTTTGAAAAGCTTGTCCTGCGGGTCGTACCAGACTCCATCACTGAAAGGCATTGCCGTTGGCCCCCCTTCACTGGTACCCGGAGCCGATCCCTGTTCCTAAGGTTGATCCGGTACGAGCACTGGACTAGCGGGGTGATACTTTGCTTTGTGATACGTTCTCTTCAACGTCGTTGTCTCAATCAGAAAATCATCGATGAATAACTGCCGTCCCAGATGAATGGGAATCACGTCCGGAGGAGTCTCCAGATAGGGCACGCTCATCGGTTCATTGCGAGTGAGTTCACGAAACTCCGGGGGCCAGGGGGATGTCAGGCGAATTCCGTTGTACAGAGTCCTACCGTTTCTGGCGGCAGGCCGCGCGGATGTGGATTTTGGATCACCCGCATATCCAGAAGTGACGCAAAAGACAGCCGCTATACAAAAAAGCGTTGAGCAGATCCAAAGCGTCACAGCTCGTGTCAACAAAGACTTTCGGCAGGTCATTTCATTTCCATTCGTTTAGTCACGTGTACGGACAACGCATGGCGGTTCGGGACAACGACCCGCAGCAGTTGCTCGACGTAAATCAAAAATGGCTCATTTGCTCAGAATCCCGCATTTTGCATGTATAAGTAGTTGATACCTTCCACGAGTCAATCGCCGCTCTGAACATTGATTGGCCGATGCTGCTTCGCCGAGACCAACCTTAGACGCTCCCATGGTGTTTGGAGATGGGCCCCTCATTCCAGCCAATACGAATAGAACTGCGTGTTGCGGAGCCTGAATCGCAGGCTCACACTTTGGGCCTTCAGCTTGGCGATGTTTCCGTCGGCCCACGTCACCCGCTCACGCATCAGATCGCCGCTGAGCGGCTCTGATTGGGCGACGACATTGCCGGCTCCATCCAACACATCCACACGAAGCTCGCCCTGCCGTGCGTCAAGGTTGACGAAAAGCTTGGAGCCGGTCGGCTCGAAGGGTTCCGTCTGGATCATGCCTTCGGTATCACCTGAATCCAGCGAGATGAACCCATCCCGGCGTAGCACGGCCAAGCAAATCGCACCAGCGTTGCGTTCGACGTCTTTCGGCTGGGCACGGTATTGGATTCCCGTGTAATAGAACCACAACTCGTCGCCGCGAATCACCGGGGAACTCGGTCCAATGAGTTGCGTCAGATCGTAGGCGCTTTTGCCAATCGGTGATGGCCCGATAAACGTCTTGCGGTTGCCAAGTCGTTTGAACGTCTTGAGATCTCGACTGCACACGAGTTGGATTAGGTGGAAGCCGTCTTTGTTCCAGCGATTGTCATTGGAGTGGAACATGGCCGGGGTTCCGATGTAGAGGCCTTCATAGCGAAACAACCCTATGTTGTACACATCCACTTTGTGTTCCGCGATATGGCCTTTGTATGAGTCGTGAATGTCCCACAGGGGCCCCTGGATTTGAAGCTTGGGGTCAGCCCGGCGAGCCTTGATGTTTTCTCGGCCGCGTTGCTGATCGAATTCGTCGGCATGGAACAGCACGCCGGTGTCTTTCCAATTCGTGAAATCTTGGCTGGTCCAGATACCATGCGAACGGCCAAACGGCCCGCCCCGCTTTAGCGTAGCGATGAACGTCTTGTGCTCACGGTCGTAGCTAAGGTTGGATTCATCTGATGAAGGAAGCACGGCTGCGTCCAAAAGCTTCCAGCGGATACCATCGGCGCTGACCATCGGCTTGCGGTTGATAACTCCGTAAAAACCTTTGAAGCGTCGGTTGTGATCGGGGTCATCGGGATCATAGACAACATTTTCAATGCCGTTTTCGGGCCACGCATGGCCGGGAACGACGGAGATGAAATTGTTCTCCAGCGAACCTTTGATGTTCATCTGCCCCAGCACAGGCTTGGTCCAACGCAGGCCGTCCTTGCTTTCCGCGTAAGTCGTCCCTGCTAAGCCGGGAATGTTCGTGGAGGTGATCATCCAGATTTTGTACACGCCCCGTTCTTCATCCCAAACCGGCGCGCAGCGGGTTTGCAGCGTGGTCTCCCACTTTTGGTCCGGAATGATGACCGCTCCACGCTTGGCCGGCCGGTGCATCGTGCGTTTGAGGTTATCGATCTTTGCGATGCCGACATCGTCAAGGAACAGCTGCCGCTCGCCCGACGGCACTTGGAAGGCCTTCTCATCATCCGCCGCAGCCAATACGGACATCTGTGACACGATCATAACGACCGCGGCACCGCCCCACAGAACCTTTGAGATCCAGTTTGCCATTTGCATGATTCGGTCCATTGTCAGCACAGAT from the Symmachiella macrocystis genome contains:
- a CDS encoding carbon-nitrogen hydrolase family protein, whose translation is MKRVFIVFGLTVAASIILGPVALKIVHAEPAKQLRVATAQLPVTRDVSANAAAIHRALDIAIDEGAEILLTPEGSLSGYTPKFDQVAVDEQLEKILKRTREAKIALALGTCFVEPDDHKVYNEIRFYDEHGKLLGFHTKTLLCSSLTKPYKGEINDYGTRPLRTFEIKGVRVGGLICNDMWGNPQCTSMPDPHLSQKLSEKGAEIIFVAINGGRDGKSWSKEVYWPYHENNMRMRASAGKVWVVSADNCAPTTIPCSAPSGVIQPDGNWAAQAKNIGEQVVVYTINLN
- a CDS encoding two-component regulator propeller domain-containing protein, producing MHDNRTRPIFKRRDDQRQTRFPLLSVATCLIVTTTIAVTSHAGHNGNKGLGGVKSGRFLNDERQFFTTDDGLPSDVVSSIAVTTDGTVWAGTEAGLAQFSGDRFEPIAAAFQAVTHLTAWGGGVVFLMGDSIMSYKDGDLATVISLPPGWKDDVEVTCLGGGKSLLLGTTRGLYFRDGTEIKRFGRFRDIATDESQVFAIAVNNHGDLVLGTSTGLFERKRQESWERLHPGAGSYSWAPINVRGVAYDDQGRLWFACPQGMGVRTGGEWQLFTGVEGLPYDDFTSLATGKTETWLGTTIGAIRYHEGEWSYRRGLRWVPDDVIRDIAVSANGDTWFATAKGVGRIQQQVTSLAEKARFFEDEIDKYHRRTPFGFVMSVGLDEPGDKSHIKPHDSDNDGLWTSMYGAGECFAYAATKDPLAKQRATKAMLAMKFLSDVTQGGEHPAPHGFPARTVLPIEGRNPNDHDNRERDVAKQRDEDPLWKVIEPRWPVSADGKWYWKTDTSSDELDGHYFLYGLYYDLVAENEEEKAMVREVVARVTDHLIDHDFQLVDHDGKPTRWGRFSPKELNRDLNFSTGLRGINSLSMLSFLKVAVHVTGDNKYQQAYQTLVKEHLYATNTLLAKRQMGIGTGNQSDDEMAFMSYYGLINYEDDPELRMHYLISLMPYWKLVEAERNPLFNYIFASCFDTIESGTYRRKAPKSALEEALFTLRRYPRDRVGWGFRNSHRKDIVPLEGGWYEMWWKKWGQKKGLLRSGYTVPIDEHFLEFWNKDVWSLDEAGDGKTLCDGASFLLPYYMGLYHGFIVE
- a CDS encoding glycosyl hydrolase family 32, with translation MPFSDGVWYDPQDKLFKMWYMGGYLLNRCYATSHDGIRWEKPNLDVVPGTNIVSPGVGDTTTVWLDLDEKNSKKRFKIWREEQGKSGWGIFDSADGIHWGVEIARTGPAASPTTFFYNPFRNVWVHSVRSSHPSIGRYRRYWETQDPTVDIDWKHFTRPMVGPKVEKDPMRLPLWICADKCDTSYPGLNFRPELYNLDAVAYESVMLGMFSMLRGPRNGRGHDGRPKIKELVVGFSRDGFHWHRPYREPIIGISKEISAWNAGNIQSAGGCCLVVGDELYIYVSGRRLFAGNHQFCSTGLATIRRDGFASMDAGEAEGVLTTRPIRFKGKYLFVNVAAADELRVEVLDRAGKVIPSFSKDRCRPVVADKTLQAVRWQGVDDLSALTKTNEPVRFRFHLKNGQLYSFWVSPDRSGASHGYVAAGGPGFTSSIDTVGRSEK
- a CDS encoding sialidase family protein; protein product: MKWLVLIPLFITVFETNVVLSAEPTFHTAPIFPAQGKHTHGSSLVECPNGDLLACWYHGSGERNANDVVIQGARLKRDTRAWSEPFLMADTPNLPDCNPVLFVDRQKRLWLFWVVVRANRWERSILKYRVAHDYAGNGAPNWSWQDIIILKPGKNFAENLRKGFRELQVDDGVWGEYALPFQKLIVAAAEDPVKRQVGWMTRIHPVQLPSGRILVPLYSDGFVQCLMAVSDDDGKTWNASRPIVGLGASQPTIVQLKSGQLKTFHRDDGALPKRAQSSTSDDGGLTWSVARDTDIPNPGSSLEVIVLTDGRWAMAFNDTERGRHRFAVAVSDDEGQTWKWKRHIERARRGEGGFSYPSLIQASDGHLHVTYSHKRTGEGATIQHAAFNVEWVTKAK
- a CDS encoding PD40 domain-containing protein, giving the protein MTGVIHGGRSDRAGNDLEPCWSPDGDTIACTVQGSGRRDVLAVNARAVVPERGKALTGAGRFMNVSGIRWSPDGQWIAGTFEKHLRDVGSGCFVVRTDGAGLDELVTAPPLKPHPGGELRGHQLIGGWYLGGDASDPFILRTFKDLSWSPDGQTVAFRSNMDPSGYDFFYTVPVAGGEATRLDHTLSPMGIKNEPIPLNPDGGPQETQEAVPAQKLPTGTDLLARAPEFWMFRTDPDKIGETEKWFEQSMKKSPWTAISTHDFWDKALGTKEDPHYIGDGWYAVDLIIPPAQGKKVWLHFGAVDENYTFWINGSYIGDNLAAGTSMWDRPVSVEITDRYNEGQPNHVVVRVRNTLSAGGIWKPVSLLVAAPTFYEGFDYTAGRSNLNGQGRWVAHPDDHASLNVPSGSYAYTDKNAKTLVTRGNRTDGGPARCGNQRPLNAATTELFGVTQTIYASVLWQNLGNLILKGSGAGGLNLSAGANAASAAMRASLADIDGSSSETVYGPAVPYGTPVFLGIKIDNVAGGTETVTVAVNPDLSDPNWAAAGTWSVSGKDIGVPTVVEVNTMGDQISLKGLGLGIDEIRIGATWADVAPIVPQSRVIPGQTSK